The following coding sequences are from one Acomys russatus chromosome 16, mAcoRus1.1, whole genome shotgun sequence window:
- the LOC127200529 gene encoding 60S ribosomal protein L37a-like — protein sequence MAKCTKVGIVRKYGTRYSASLWKMVKKIEISQHTKYTCSFCGKTKMKRRAVGIWHCGPCMKTLPGGAWTYNTTSAVTVESAFRRLKELKDQ from the coding sequence ATGGCTAAATGCACCAAGGTTGGGATTGTCAGGAAATACGGGACCCGCTATAGTGCCTCCCTCTGgaaaatggtgaagaaaattgaaatcagcCAGCACACCAAGTACACTTGCTCCTTCTGTGGCAAGACCAAGATGAAGAGACGAGCCGTTGGCATCTGGCACTGTGGTCCCTGCATGAAAACACTGCCTGGTGGGGCCTGGACCTACAACACTACTTCTGCTGTCACAGTGGAGTCTGCCTTCAGACGACTCAAGGAACTGAAAGACCAATAG